The following proteins are encoded in a genomic region of Leptospira langatensis:
- the pgsC gene encoding poly-gamma-glutamate biosynthesis protein PgsC, translated as MDLLSISIGLGLGVSLFFSEFFGIAGGLVVPGYFALQLQNPISILLTLLISLLVFWSGKVLSGFTILYGKRRTAILLLLGFILDAACNEWIFPFLFSSLRSDFPILSSEARAIGHIIPGLIAVWMDRQGCIETIASLLGASVIVRLLLILFLGKELIS; from the coding sequence ATGGATTTATTAAGTATATCCATAGGGCTCGGTCTCGGGGTCAGCCTTTTCTTTTCCGAGTTTTTTGGGATTGCGGGAGGGTTAGTCGTCCCCGGATATTTTGCATTGCAATTGCAAAACCCGATCAGCATTCTACTCACTCTTCTTATAAGTCTACTCGTGTTCTGGTCCGGCAAGGTTCTTTCCGGTTTCACGATCCTGTATGGAAAAAGAAGGACTGCCATTCTGCTCCTACTTGGATTTATCTTGGATGCTGCTTGCAACGAATGGATCTTTCCTTTCTTATTCTCTTCGTTAAGATCCGACTTTCCGATCCTTTCTTCGGAAGCAAGAGCGATCGGTCATATCATTCCCGGGCTCATTGCTGTTTGGATGGATAGGCAAGGTTGTATAGAGACGATCGCTTCTCTACTCGGTGCTTCCGTCATCGTTCGTTTACTCCTGATCTTATTTTTGGGAAAGGAGTTAATTTCTTGA
- the pgsW gene encoding poly-gamma-glutamate system protein gives MYWRSSPRSVGYYLAFGIFSLFVLYLVETYKEEKTQSHSEEKLEASRLALRAFQEIKKIQVERGKEIRSEFDPSNSGLIGEFFTPVTSNLGVLRAKQISMNPNFAALILEDLFRGGVRRGDTIAIAFSGSFPALNICVYSAAKVLDLKVVSISSLSSSQWGANDPGLLWADMERELEKRNILPYRSIALSLGGVEDRALGIPKEGIMLLEKAALRNTLPLVVSNSYSQSLEERRRLYESVLPISQYKAYINVGGGTVSVGTQSGSREFSPGLNLKPPVSSRSRDSVMRDFSEKGVPVLHLVSIETLARENGFPTSFSKIPMPGEGKIFKTLEYHLWLVLLGLASLLVMLYVFFRTDSFLEEDKDQSL, from the coding sequence ATGTATTGGAGATCCTCTCCTCGTTCGGTAGGATATTATTTAGCCTTCGGGATCTTTTCCCTCTTTGTTTTGTATTTAGTAGAGACTTACAAAGAAGAAAAAACGCAATCGCATAGTGAGGAAAAATTAGAAGCCTCTCGGTTGGCTTTACGCGCATTCCAAGAAATTAAAAAGATCCAAGTGGAGAGAGGAAAAGAGATCCGCTCCGAATTCGATCCGTCAAATTCAGGTTTGATCGGTGAATTCTTTACCCCAGTCACAAGCAATTTAGGGGTACTGAGGGCAAAACAGATCTCTATGAATCCGAACTTTGCAGCCCTTATTCTGGAGGACCTCTTTCGTGGCGGAGTAAGACGAGGCGATACGATCGCTATCGCATTCTCCGGATCCTTTCCTGCCTTGAATATTTGCGTGTATTCTGCCGCCAAGGTATTGGATCTAAAAGTAGTCTCTATTTCTAGTCTTTCTTCTTCTCAATGGGGAGCGAACGATCCGGGACTTCTCTGGGCCGATATGGAGAGAGAATTAGAGAAACGGAATATTCTTCCATATAGATCGATCGCTCTTAGTTTGGGAGGAGTGGAGGATCGCGCTCTTGGGATCCCGAAGGAAGGAATAATGCTTTTGGAAAAGGCAGCTCTGAGGAATACCTTGCCCTTGGTCGTAAGTAATTCCTATTCCCAAAGTCTCGAAGAAAGAAGAAGACTATACGAGTCTGTTCTTCCGATCTCTCAATATAAGGCATATATCAATGTGGGAGGAGGAACCGTTTCCGTCGGAACCCAGTCCGGTTCGAGGGAATTTTCTCCCGGGTTGAATCTAAAACCTCCCGTTTCTTCGAGATCTAGAGACTCTGTGATGAGGGACTTTAGTGAAAAAGGGGTTCCTGTACTTCATTTAGTCAGTATAGAGACATTAGCGAGGGAAAACGGGTTTCCTACTTCTTTCTCGAAGATCCCTATGCCAGGGGAAGGAAAGATATTCAAGACCCTAGAGTATCATCTATGGTTAGTCTTGCTTGGTCTTGCCTCATTGCTGGTTATGCTCTACGTATTTTTTAGGACGGACTCTTTCTTAGAAGAGGACAAGGACCAATCCCTTTAG
- a CDS encoding alpha/beta fold hydrolase: MLQIGSDPKIAELPSGIRIAYQIFPGKSQIPLFCVHGLTGNLRNFEPIAKSLSKKGITVITYDLRGRGKSDKPKTEYSPKIHAQDLKELANFLGYGKIFVLSHSLGSWITLRLAEKYPGFIDKAILVDGGGELSVKRKISNLIMIQSSLARLGRNIPNKEVYLEEAKKSPILSAWNENIQDFLLYELESSGTLSPSLMPKGETRPFGPVLCSIPPFVIESELKSMGGSMTLSGIALRFLKSPIEFIRSVRENRVMPYWALDFPVLVIRALKPNFKPGDELLPNSAIRKMKEKIKDLQVLELKDKNHYECVLLEDAVRDAEIYNFLKS; encoded by the coding sequence ATGTTACAAATTGGTTCGGATCCTAAAATCGCAGAACTTCCTTCCGGGATCCGAATCGCTTACCAGATCTTTCCAGGCAAATCCCAAATTCCCCTCTTCTGTGTTCATGGCCTGACCGGAAATCTCCGAAACTTCGAACCGATCGCAAAGAGTCTTTCTAAGAAAGGCATCACAGTAATTACTTACGATCTAAGAGGAAGAGGAAAGTCGGATAAACCTAAAACGGAATACTCCCCTAAGATACATGCCCAGGACCTGAAAGAACTCGCGAACTTTCTTGGGTATGGAAAGATCTTCGTTCTCTCTCATTCTTTGGGAAGTTGGATCACTCTTAGGCTTGCAGAAAAGTATCCCGGCTTTATAGACAAGGCGATCCTCGTAGACGGTGGCGGAGAATTATCCGTCAAACGAAAGATCTCCAATCTGATCATGATCCAAAGTTCCTTAGCCAGACTCGGGAGAAATATCCCGAACAAGGAAGTCTATTTAGAGGAAGCTAAGAAGTCCCCTATTCTTTCCGCTTGGAACGAGAATATTCAGGATTTCTTATTGTACGAATTGGAATCTTCGGGAACACTCAGTCCTTCTCTAATGCCAAAGGGAGAAACTAGGCCTTTCGGTCCAGTGCTTTGTTCCATTCCCCCATTTGTGATCGAATCCGAATTGAAGAGTATGGGAGGTTCTATGACCCTTTCCGGGATCGCATTGCGTTTCCTAAAGAGTCCGATCGAATTCATCCGATCCGTTCGAGAGAATCGGGTCATGCCATATTGGGCGCTGGATTTTCCAGTATTAGTCATCCGCGCCTTAAAACCCAATTTCAAACCGGGAGACGAATTACTCCCGAATTCTGCCATCCGAAAAATGAAAGAGAAGATCAAGGATCTGCAAGTCCTAGAATTGAAGGACAAGAACCATTACGAATGCGTCCTCTTGGAAGATGCGGTAAGAGACGCTGAAATTTATAATTTTCTAAAATCCTAA